One genomic region from Epinephelus fuscoguttatus linkage group LG8, E.fuscoguttatus.final_Chr_v1 encodes:
- the LOC125893588 gene encoding glycoprotein endo-alpha-1,2-mannosidase-like protein, whose product MARLRRKACIALFLFTLFIFGTMMGLRTLKPSDGFSDLAPGLELLPMIAGKMDRRSVSRDATASPGQAHPAGSNTKAVLSNTGPEGTIFYDVHIFYYTWYGNPHMDGKYIHWDHILVPHWDPKIASSYPRGRHMPPEDIGSSFYPELNPYSSRDPDVLESHMEQIGASAAGVLVLSWYPPGLADDNGEPAEDLVPSVLDAAYRHNLKVAFHIQPYRGRNDQSVHDNIKYIIDRYGDHGAFYKFTTSTGKSLPLFYIYDSYLTPPESWSEFLTPTGSHSVRGSAYDAIFIALIVEERHKHDILAGGFDGMYTYFASNGFSFGSSHQNWKAIKAFCDGNNLLFIPSVGPGYIDTSIRPWNNHNMRNRVNGRYYETALQAALNVRPEIVTITSFNEWHEGTQIERAVPKKTVTRVYLDYQPHGPDHYLELTRRWAEQFNKEKEQWLM is encoded by the exons ATGGCAAGACTACGGAGGAAAGCTTGTATAGCTCTGTTTCTTTTCACGCTATTCATCTTCGGGACCATGATGGGACTGAGGACCCTGAAGCCCAGTGACGGCTTCTCGGATCTGGCTCCGGGTTTGGAGCTGCTGCCGATGATAGCCGGGAAGATGGACCGGCGCTCCGTGTCCCGTGACGCCACCGCGTCCCCGGGTCAAGCCCACCCAGCCGGCAGCAACACCAAAGCAGTTCTGTCCAACACCGGCCCCGAGGGGACCATATTTTACGATGTTCATATCTTTTACTACACCTGGTACGGCAACCCACACATGGACGGCAAGTATATCCACTGGGACCACATCCTGGTTCCACACTGGGACCCCAAAATCGCATCCAGTTACCCGAGAGGGAGACACATGCCGCCCGAGGACATCGGCTCCAGCTTCTACCCCGAGCTCAATCCGTACAGCTCCAGGGACCCGGACGTGTTGGAGTCCCACATGGAGCAGATCGGAGCCTCTGCTGCAG GGGTTCTGGTCCTGTCCTGGTATCCTCCCGGCCTGGCTGACGACAATGGGGAACCCGCTGAGGATTTGGTACCATCTGTACTAGATGCTGCGTATAGACACAACCTCAAG GTTGCATTTCACATCCAACCATACAGAGGACGAAACGACCAGAGTGTGCATGACAATATCAAGTATATCATTGACAG GTACGGAGACCATGGAGCCTTCTACAAGTTTACTACCAGCACAGGGAAGAGCCTTCCTCTATTCTACATCTATGACTCCTACCTGACTCCTCCAGAGTCCTGGTCTGAATTCTTGACTCCCACCGGTTCCCACAGTGTGCGTGGCTCTGCCTACGATGCCATCTTCATTGCCCTGATTGTGGAGGAGCGCCACAAGCACGACATCCTCGCAGGCGGCTTCGATGGCATGTACACTTACTTTGCTTCCAACGGTTTCTCCTTCGGCTCTTCTCACCAGAACTGGAAGGCCATCAAAGCTTTTTGTGACGGCAACAATCTCCTCTTCATCCCCAGTGTCGGACCTGGTTATATTGACACCAGCATCCGGCCGTGGAACAACCACAACATGCGCAACAGGGTGAACGGTCGTTACTACGAGACAGCCCTGCAGGCGGCACTGAATGTGAGGCCGGAGATCGTCACCATCACGTCTTTTAATGAGTGGCACGAGGGGACGCAGATAGAGAGGGCAGTGCCTAAAAAGACGGTGACCCGTGTGTACTTGGACTATCAGCCGCATGGACCCGATCACTACCTGGAGTTGACCCGGCGCTGGGCGGAGCAGTTCAACAAAgagaaggagcagtggctcatGTGA